The following coding sequences lie in one Hoplias malabaricus isolate fHopMal1 chromosome 14, fHopMal1.hap1, whole genome shotgun sequence genomic window:
- the LOC136666456 gene encoding receptor-type tyrosine-protein phosphatase V-like: protein MRISTYPRSHILQKFQECCQNLAANNNAGYRREFEELSDIGQDFTCRAGELEANKEKNRYPYILPYDHCRVKLSLLEFQPHSDYINASYVPGGCSEHDFICTQAPMPSTMDDFWRMVWEQNVQVIIMLTALTENGKTLCNQYWPPEKGTGCYGTVQVTTRSRQYGPDSYITTLHLRQNGSATERRVTHYHYPGWPDQGVPKDPASLCAFTELIRKHLDNASRLRHTVVHCSAGVGRSGSFVTLLWLMQLCVRGILPEVHLAVQDLRKHRMMMVQNLDQYIYVHHCLLYWLGGNIVRPSTQNGPAQSRSGQSQRSRQSGRRWRNPSRLSEHTQQPGPAQSSGEVSQTPLPTQRAWRAIQTTFQSFNPSNFLRRILPSTSENTPRDTQL, encoded by the exons ATGAG GATAAGTACATATCCAAGATCACACATTCTACAGAAGTTCCAGGAGTGCTGTCAGAATCTTGCAGCCAACAACAATGCAGGATACCGCAGAGAATTTGAG GAGCTCAGTGACATTGGCCAAGATTTTACATGTAGGGCAGGAGAGCTGGAAgccaacaaagaaaaaaacagatacCCTTACATCTTGCCCT ATGATCACTGCAGGGTCAAGTTGTCTCTGCTGGAATTTCAACCACACTCAGACTACATCAATGCTAGCTATGTGCCA GGTGGCTGTTCAGAACATGACTTCATCTGTACCCAGGCTCCCATGCCCTCAACTATGGATGATTTCTGGCGAATGGTCTGGGAGCAAAACGTTCAGGTCATCATCATGCTGACGGCACTTACAGAAAACGGCAAG ACTCTTTGTAATCAGTACTGGCCTCCTGAGAAAGGCACAGGCTGTTATGGTACAGTTCAAGTAACCACTCGTTCCCGTCAATATGGTCCAGATAGCTACATCACCACCCTCCATCTACGACAG AATGGCAGCGCCACAGAGCGGCGTGTAACACATTATCATTATCCTGGCTGGCCGGACCAAGGTGTTCCAAAAGACCCTGCCTCTCTCTGCGCATTCACTGAGCTCATCAGAAAACACCTGGACAATGCATCACGCCTACGACACACCGTAGTGCACTGCag tgCAGGTGTTGGCCGTTCTGGAAGCTTTGTAACCTTGCTGTGGTTGATGCAGCTCTGTGTGCGAGGCATTCTTCCTGAAGTTCACCTGGCAGTTCAGGACCTGCGCAAACATCGAATGATGATGGTGCAAAACCTA GATCAGTATATATATGTGCATCACTGTCTTCTTTACTGGCTGGGTGGGAACATTGTTAGACCAAG TACCCAGAATGGACCTGCACAATCCCGCTCTGGGCAATCACAAAGGAGCAGGCAGTCTGGAAGACGATGGAGGAATCCGAGTAGactctctgaacacacacaacagccAGGGCCTGCGCAGTCCTCTGGAGAAGTGTCACAAACACCTTTACCGACACAGAGAGCATGGAGGGCCATACAGACCACCTTCCAGAGCTTCAACCCCTCTAATTTCCTGCGGAGAATACTGCCCAGCActtcagaaaacacaccacGGGACACACAGCTGTAG